One stretch of Prosthecobacter debontii DNA includes these proteins:
- a CDS encoding RNA polymerase sigma factor: MPEAFDVQACLQRVRDGDPIAAEALIAHLHPWVWRWVHNHLPRRESEEDLVQDCFVKLFQKLDAYQERSGIPFEHWVSRLVVRTCLDALRAEKARPEWRWADFQPGETEWLDYLTNREAEAPPRSSAADAHRIVHELLARLSPPDRLVITLLDLEERSTQEIAELTGWTRAMVKMRAMRARHKLRALARQSMKSEFQDA; this comes from the coding sequence ATGCCCGAAGCTTTCGATGTGCAGGCCTGTCTCCAGCGTGTGCGCGATGGCGATCCCATCGCGGCGGAGGCCTTGATTGCCCATCTGCATCCTTGGGTCTGGCGGTGGGTGCACAACCATTTGCCGCGGCGAGAGAGCGAGGAGGATCTGGTGCAGGACTGTTTCGTGAAGTTGTTTCAAAAGCTGGATGCCTATCAAGAGCGCTCGGGGATTCCTTTCGAGCACTGGGTGAGCAGGCTCGTCGTGCGGACCTGTCTGGATGCGTTGCGTGCAGAAAAAGCTCGGCCCGAGTGGCGCTGGGCGGATTTTCAGCCGGGAGAAACCGAGTGGCTGGATTACTTGACGAACCGCGAGGCCGAAGCACCACCGCGTTCTTCGGCGGCCGATGCGCATCGGATCGTCCACGAATTACTGGCCAGGCTATCCCCTCCCGACCGACTGGTGATCACGCTGCTGGACCTGGAAGAGCGTTCGACCCAAGAGATCGCCGAACTGACCGGATGGACGCGCGCGATGGTCAAAATGAGAGCCATGCGCGCCCGGCATAAATTGCGTGCTCTAGCTCGGCAAAGCATGAAAAGTGAATTCCAAGACGCATGA
- a CDS encoding HD domain-containing protein: MDDAADLDLVTLTQLRQVIAPSPQPYRVHLQVDSRVEKQTSGGAPFLEVRLLDAGDSLVWRVFDNNPLFHDAAQLQRGCFLELAAQWVDTGKFGIEPRQPRLRFLTEEEKQTLLSGDAELAERQRVDYAKIVEQVEAIRDPRLKTVCSLFLEKHGERFRRTAAARENHHARRGGLVEHVAQMMRCAAAVAGTYPSLNTDLLTAGVLFHDCGKLWENTYPEMGFSQPYQLHGEMLGHISLGLELVNKLWRDMMERSEAASWTMLEPASDLVRMHLLHLIASHHGQYEFGSPVLPKTPEAVILHHVDNIDAKMEMLRRGYETSKELAPGIIERFRPWPVNVLAPLPKITGLPDSD, translated from the coding sequence ATGGATGACGCCGCTGATCTTGATCTCGTGACGCTGACGCAACTGCGGCAGGTTATTGCCCCTTCACCGCAACCTTATCGGGTGCATTTGCAGGTGGATAGTCGGGTGGAGAAACAGACCTCGGGGGGCGCTCCTTTTCTCGAGGTGAGGCTCTTGGATGCGGGAGATTCCCTGGTGTGGCGGGTGTTTGATAACAACCCGCTGTTTCACGATGCCGCTCAGCTCCAGCGTGGCTGTTTCTTGGAGTTAGCTGCGCAGTGGGTGGATACTGGCAAGTTTGGCATCGAACCACGGCAGCCGCGCCTGCGCTTTTTGACCGAGGAGGAAAAGCAGACCCTGCTCAGTGGAGACGCAGAGTTGGCTGAACGTCAGCGGGTGGATTATGCCAAGATCGTTGAGCAGGTGGAAGCCATCCGGGATCCCCGTTTGAAGACGGTGTGCAGTCTCTTTTTGGAGAAACATGGGGAGCGATTTCGCCGCACCGCAGCCGCTCGGGAGAATCATCACGCTCGCCGCGGAGGCCTCGTGGAGCACGTGGCCCAGATGATGCGCTGTGCTGCAGCCGTAGCAGGCACTTATCCCAGCTTGAATACCGACCTGCTAACCGCAGGTGTTTTGTTTCACGACTGTGGCAAGCTCTGGGAAAACACCTACCCTGAAATGGGGTTCAGCCAGCCTTATCAACTGCATGGTGAAATGCTGGGGCACATTTCGTTAGGCCTGGAACTCGTCAATAAGCTCTGGCGGGACATGATGGAGCGTTCTGAGGCGGCAAGCTGGACTATGCTGGAGCCGGCGAGTGATCTGGTGCGCATGCATCTGCTGCACTTGATCGCTTCTCATCATGGACAGTATGAATTTGGCTCTCCGGTGCTTCCGAAGACCCCGGAGGCCGTCATCTTGCATCACGTGGACAACATCGATGCGAAGATGGAGATGCTGCGGCGCGGGTATGAAACGAGCAAAGAATTAGCTCCCGGCATCATCGAGCGTTTTCGCCCTTGGCCCGTGAATGTTCTCGCGCCTTTGCCGAAGATAACGGGCTTGCCCGACTCGGATTAA
- a CDS encoding dipeptidase, giving the protein MPLSRRSLLSQLPLASALAAGFHISVKGQEQKDLWRTGNPSMDRPREIALGILKPTQAQIEHAWELHFQSVVFESYGFAPRFAVDAEAINAAIREGASRDELSDLRESQTMSRGVENAREREEFFHAFHAAGVTCIFQNAGEEGNDPMRLIKRLAHFTRATDGLKPALSKVTTAEEIEALKKAGHVGLCFTGNGVPLTQGWESTRDERRFIRIFHELGIRMMHLTYNRRNPIGDGAGEPHDGGLSDFGRSVVAEMNKLGVIVDVAHSGWKTAEDAARASSKPMVASHTTCAAVYEHFRGKPDSTIKAICETGGLVGLCCIPRFLGGSGDIVALMNHLDHLIQTFGPEHAAIGCDISYTSRFEKEERAKILRRPDGSSPLGGAGDRWEHLWPKDDYRATPQAEQSIAWTNWPLFTLGMILRGHRDETIRGVLGGNMLRVLKANAV; this is encoded by the coding sequence ATGCCTCTTTCCCGCCGTTCACTGCTCTCTCAGCTTCCCTTAGCCTCAGCTCTTGCTGCAGGATTCCACATCTCTGTGAAAGGACAGGAACAAAAGGACCTGTGGAGAACGGGAAATCCCAGCATGGATCGGCCGCGCGAGATCGCTTTGGGAATATTGAAGCCGACTCAGGCCCAGATCGAGCACGCCTGGGAACTGCACTTTCAGTCTGTGGTTTTCGAGTCTTATGGCTTCGCTCCCCGATTTGCCGTGGATGCGGAGGCGATCAATGCGGCCATTCGTGAAGGGGCTAGCCGCGATGAACTCAGTGATCTGCGGGAGTCTCAGACCATGAGCCGCGGGGTGGAGAATGCACGGGAACGGGAGGAATTTTTCCACGCCTTCCATGCGGCAGGAGTGACCTGCATCTTTCAGAACGCCGGAGAAGAGGGCAATGATCCGATGCGGCTGATCAAACGTCTGGCGCATTTCACGCGGGCTACGGATGGCCTGAAACCTGCCCTCTCGAAAGTCACGACAGCGGAAGAAATTGAGGCGCTGAAAAAAGCTGGCCATGTGGGTTTATGCTTCACAGGGAATGGCGTGCCTTTAACTCAAGGTTGGGAAAGCACGCGCGATGAAAGGCGCTTCATCCGCATCTTCCATGAACTGGGCATCCGCATGATGCACCTGACTTACAACCGCCGGAATCCCATCGGCGATGGGGCCGGGGAACCGCATGATGGCGGGCTGAGTGACTTCGGCCGCAGTGTCGTGGCGGAGATGAATAAGCTCGGCGTGATTGTGGATGTGGCGCATAGCGGCTGGAAGACCGCCGAGGATGCGGCCCGTGCCTCGTCGAAACCGATGGTGGCCAGCCATACCACGTGTGCAGCGGTGTATGAGCATTTCCGAGGCAAGCCGGACTCCACCATCAAGGCCATTTGCGAGACGGGCGGACTCGTGGGCCTGTGCTGCATTCCGCGTTTCTTGGGTGGATCAGGCGATATCGTCGCTCTGATGAATCATTTGGATCATCTCATCCAAACCTTCGGTCCTGAGCATGCGGCCATCGGCTGTGACATCTCTTACACATCGCGCTTTGAGAAAGAAGAACGTGCGAAGATCTTGCGACGGCCCGATGGCTCCTCGCCTCTAGGAGGGGCAGGGGATCGTTGGGAGCATCTTTGGCCCAAAGATGACTATCGGGCGACTCCGCAAGCCGAGCAGAGCATCGCGTGGACGAATTGGCCGCTGTTTACCCTGGGCATGATCCTGCGGGGGCACCGTGACGAGACCATTCGTGGTGTGCTGGGTGGGAACATGCTGCGTGTGCTGAAGGCGAACGCGGTTTAA
- a CDS encoding DUF5077 domain-containing protein — protein sequence MNTQHRPFDSMIRQPFALFAIPVALTLSACGPKPEAKTSATPAPTAERKAEESTPQAAAAPTHPAPAAAEAPAPEPKFSEAPVDIGGFGSSEPAERKDMPSRGVITLGPDSWQHSNGAHWETYTGTSFKAKRWGRYKVRLTYILNRSALGMQFRMADLVVKKSLLNATSPRKTYLGDIYISQPGDVPFALLTPPTENAGFEIVEIALIPTCEGEVPQQEADGSIVLNAKDAITWSENMRYEPKPEKNCLGFWTSEDDMAEWEFIVNKPGRYKVTVSHGCGGGNHGSQVELKLSDQTLKFTTQDTGGFQNWKEVSLGEIEIKGSGKQRLMIDPVNKVKSAVLDVQKVVLTPVS from the coding sequence ATGAACACCCAGCACCGGCCTTTTGACTCCATGATCCGCCAGCCCTTTGCCCTTTTCGCCATCCCTGTGGCACTCACTTTGAGCGCCTGTGGCCCCAAACCAGAGGCTAAAACCTCGGCGACTCCCGCCCCCACTGCCGAAAGGAAGGCCGAAGAATCAACCCCTCAAGCTGCGGCTGCACCCACCCATCCAGCCCCTGCCGCAGCCGAGGCACCGGCTCCTGAGCCGAAATTCTCCGAGGCACCGGTGGATATCGGTGGCTTTGGCAGTTCCGAACCTGCGGAGCGCAAGGACATGCCCTCTCGGGGAGTGATCACACTCGGGCCTGACTCTTGGCAGCATAGCAATGGTGCCCATTGGGAAACCTACACAGGCACCAGTTTCAAAGCCAAGCGCTGGGGCCGTTACAAGGTCCGCCTCACTTACATCCTCAACCGCAGTGCTCTGGGTATGCAATTTCGCATGGCGGATCTCGTGGTGAAAAAGTCCCTGCTCAATGCCACCTCTCCACGCAAAACCTACTTGGGCGATATTTACATTTCACAGCCCGGGGATGTGCCCTTTGCCTTGCTGACCCCGCCCACTGAAAACGCGGGTTTTGAAATCGTCGAGATCGCTTTGATTCCCACATGTGAAGGCGAAGTCCCTCAGCAGGAGGCTGATGGCAGCATCGTGCTCAATGCCAAGGACGCCATCACGTGGTCTGAAAACATGCGGTATGAACCCAAGCCCGAGAAAAACTGCCTCGGCTTCTGGACCTCTGAAGATGACATGGCCGAGTGGGAATTCATCGTGAATAAGCCCGGCCGCTATAAAGTGACCGTCAGTCATGGTTGCGGCGGAGGTAATCACGGCAGCCAAGTGGAGCTCAAGCTCTCCGATCAAACACTCAAATTCACCACACAGGACACGGGCGGCTTCCAAAACTGGAAAGAAGTCTCCTTGGGCGAGATCGAAATCAAAGGCTCTGGCAAACAGCGCCTCATGATCGACCCCGTCAACAAGGTCAAATCCGCTGTGCTAGACGTCCAAAAGGTGGTTCTGACCCCGGTGAGCTAA
- a CDS encoding tRNA threonylcarbamoyladenosine dehydratase, with protein MTESYLQRFGGMGRLYGMQALPRLHQARVAVIGVGGVGSWTVEALARSGIGSLTLMDMDDVCITNTNRQLPATAPTIGHPKVEVLARRVKEINPECQVQAIPEFFLESTADRLLAPGFDCLVDAVDSTNVKALIIAKARALNLPVVVSGSAGGRRDATQVKAADLGQAGSDPLLQQVRRRLREAHGFPKSPEGRPMHWDVPCVFSSEKAIYPQSDGTCSTQRETGAEAGLRLDCSAGFGAATFVTGTFGFTLAAEVVRILVD; from the coding sequence ATGACAGAGAGTTATCTTCAGCGTTTTGGCGGCATGGGCAGGCTGTATGGCATGCAGGCACTGCCACGTCTGCATCAGGCCCGGGTGGCGGTGATTGGGGTCGGGGGAGTGGGCTCGTGGACCGTCGAGGCCCTGGCCCGCAGCGGGATCGGCTCTCTGACACTGATGGACATGGATGATGTCTGCATCACCAATACCAATCGCCAACTGCCCGCCACGGCACCGACAATCGGTCACCCGAAGGTGGAGGTGTTGGCTCGGCGGGTGAAGGAGATCAATCCTGAGTGTCAGGTGCAGGCCATCCCTGAGTTCTTCTTGGAGAGCACGGCTGACCGTCTTTTGGCTCCCGGATTCGATTGCCTGGTGGATGCCGTCGATAGCACGAATGTGAAGGCTCTGATCATCGCCAAAGCACGCGCTTTGAACCTACCGGTGGTAGTCTCGGGAAGCGCCGGAGGTCGGCGAGATGCGACGCAGGTGAAGGCGGCTGATCTGGGACAGGCAGGTAGCGATCCTCTGCTCCAACAGGTGCGGCGGCGTTTGCGTGAGGCGCACGGTTTTCCCAAAAGCCCCGAGGGACGGCCGATGCATTGGGATGTGCCCTGTGTATTCTCTTCTGAAAAAGCCATTTACCCGCAGTCTGACGGCACCTGCTCGACTCAACGAGAAACAGGCGCAGAGGCGGGCTTGCGGCTCGATTGTTCAGCAGGATTCGGTGCCGCGACGTTTGTCACCGGAACCTTTGGATTCACCCTGGCGGCTGAGGTGGTGAGGATCCTCGTGGATTAG
- a CDS encoding MBL fold metallo-hydrolase, giving the protein MADFTLTFLGTGTSVGIPMIGCDCETCRSTDPRDKRLRSSLWIRTPEMSWLVDTGPDLRTQCLRAGIREVDAAIFTHPHMDHLTGFDELRRFTIPAEQFMPIYAMPSCLAVLERMFDYAFNGENRYRGYLKPFPKPIHGPFHLGETLVTPLPVQHGKVETVGYLFTRHERKLCAYIPDAKTILPESLALMEGVDTLIVDALRYTEHPTHMNFQEALAIQAHLQPRQTWFTHLQCEIMHSRDEPLLPPGVNLAYDGLELEW; this is encoded by the coding sequence ATGGCGGATTTCACCCTCACCTTTCTCGGCACCGGCACCTCTGTAGGCATCCCGATGATCGGTTGTGATTGCGAAACCTGCCGGAGCACGGATCCCCGTGACAAACGCCTCCGCTCCAGCCTCTGGATCCGCACGCCGGAAATGAGCTGGCTCGTCGATACCGGCCCGGATTTACGCACCCAATGTCTGCGTGCAGGTATCCGAGAGGTGGATGCGGCGATCTTCACCCACCCGCACATGGATCACCTGACCGGGTTTGATGAACTCCGCCGTTTCACCATCCCTGCGGAGCAATTCATGCCCATCTACGCCATGCCCTCCTGCCTCGCCGTCTTAGAGCGCATGTTCGACTATGCCTTCAACGGAGAAAACCGTTATCGGGGGTATTTGAAACCCTTCCCCAAACCCATTCACGGCCCCTTTCATCTGGGTGAAACCCTGGTCACTCCTCTCCCCGTTCAACACGGTAAAGTGGAAACCGTGGGCTACCTCTTCACCCGACACGAACGCAAACTCTGCGCTTACATCCCGGATGCCAAAACCATCCTCCCAGAGTCTCTGGCGCTGATGGAAGGCGTAGATACGCTCATTGTCGATGCCTTACGTTACACGGAACATCCCACCCACATGAACTTTCAGGAAGCCCTCGCCATTCAGGCCCATCTCCAGCCACGGCAGACCTGGTTCACCCATCTTCAATGCGAGATCATGCACAGCCGGGATGAACCGCTCCTCCCGCCGGGTGTCAATCTGGCGTATGACGGATTGGAATTGGAGTGGTAA
- a CDS encoding TIGR03790 family protein produces the protein MKCASCFNLSGVEWFRLLALLVVGIWHPLLAQDPPPALDLSGEVAVVYNPDFAQSRELAEYYAHKRGISADRLIALPCPLEDAMTRQQYDELIRKPLFEAFVRKGWWRLGEQEIHDPVSGRTLPAMTVAESAVRVVVLMRGIPFQIQRSTQNPKNTQEDEASVDSELSLLGLPRQPIAGALRNPYFKQDMRFQMYQGTPGLLLVGRLDGPDADTVKRMIDDSLLAETEGLRGRAVIDLAQKTGAYQEGEDWLIRSTLLFREKGIPVYVDKSEAVIPEHWPLPDTAFYFGWYTTNASGALASPSFRFQPGAIACHLHSFSGAALRSPDRHWVGPLLKQGAAAALGNVFEPYLSLTVHFDVLNQRLLEGYTLAEAAWNATPVLSWMNVVCGDPLYRPYARGPGAVMGEGRDRDYALYQGTALRYPGNDSRALKQALTELAESRNKPHLLELTALLSASEGKEAEAIELLEHALSLYVIAGDKARAQLYQAILYQEENRPADAKAALKKLLTDPDQTKLPAAQAASVIYDKIP, from the coding sequence GTGAAATGCGCCTCCTGCTTTAACCTCAGCGGGGTTGAGTGGTTTCGGCTTCTGGCTCTTCTCGTGGTGGGCATCTGGCATCCGCTCCTGGCCCAAGATCCCCCGCCAGCGCTCGACCTCAGCGGCGAAGTGGCCGTCGTTTACAATCCCGATTTCGCTCAATCTCGCGAACTTGCCGAATATTATGCTCACAAACGTGGCATCTCAGCGGACCGCTTGATCGCCCTGCCCTGCCCGCTCGAAGATGCCATGACGCGGCAGCAGTATGATGAACTCATCCGCAAGCCTTTGTTCGAAGCCTTTGTCCGCAAAGGCTGGTGGAGACTCGGAGAGCAGGAGATTCACGATCCCGTCAGTGGCCGCACCCTGCCTGCCATGACCGTGGCAGAGTCTGCCGTCCGGGTCGTGGTCCTGATGCGTGGCATTCCCTTCCAGATCCAACGCAGCACCCAAAACCCCAAAAACACCCAGGAAGATGAGGCCAGCGTCGATAGCGAGCTTAGTTTGTTAGGCCTACCCCGCCAACCGATCGCTGGGGCGCTTCGCAATCCTTATTTCAAGCAAGACATGCGCTTCCAGATGTATCAGGGGACCCCGGGTTTACTGCTCGTCGGTCGGCTGGATGGCCCCGACGCCGATACGGTGAAACGGATGATCGATGACTCTCTTCTGGCAGAAACCGAAGGGTTACGAGGACGTGCCGTCATCGACTTGGCTCAAAAGACCGGCGCTTATCAGGAAGGCGAAGACTGGCTCATCCGCAGCACTTTGCTTTTCCGAGAAAAAGGCATCCCCGTCTATGTGGATAAAAGCGAAGCCGTGATTCCCGAACACTGGCCCCTACCGGATACCGCCTTTTACTTTGGCTGGTACACCACGAATGCCAGCGGGGCTCTCGCCAGTCCTTCCTTCCGTTTTCAACCTGGGGCCATCGCCTGCCATCTGCATTCCTTCAGCGGAGCGGCTCTACGTTCACCCGACCGCCATTGGGTCGGTCCCTTGCTGAAACAAGGTGCCGCAGCCGCCCTGGGCAATGTGTTTGAGCCTTACCTCAGCCTCACCGTTCACTTCGATGTTCTCAATCAACGCCTGCTGGAAGGCTACACTCTCGCCGAAGCCGCCTGGAACGCCACCCCCGTGCTGTCTTGGATGAATGTCGTTTGCGGGGATCCGCTCTACCGTCCTTATGCTCGCGGCCCTGGTGCTGTGATGGGGGAGGGAAGAGATCGCGACTACGCCCTCTATCAAGGCACCGCCCTGCGTTATCCCGGCAATGACAGCCGTGCTCTGAAGCAAGCTCTGACAGAACTCGCCGAAAGCCGTAACAAGCCTCATCTCCTGGAACTTACTGCGCTCCTCTCCGCCAGCGAAGGCAAAGAGGCCGAAGCCATCGAGCTGCTCGAGCATGCTCTCAGCCTCTACGTCATCGCTGGCGATAAAGCCCGGGCTCAGCTCTACCAAGCCATTCTCTATCAGGAAGAAAACCGGCCCGCCGATGCGAAAGCCGCGCTGAAAAAACTGCTCACCGATCCCGACCAAACCAAGCTGCCTGCCGCTCAAGCTGCCAGTGTGATCTATGACAAGATCCCTTGA
- a CDS encoding nucleotidyltransferase domain-containing protein, with translation MTDDPRLLRITSAQPYPLLFATISGAHLYGFPSPDSDFDLRGAHILPLERVLGLEVKDETVEDSRIIEGLEMDIVSHDVKKFFSLLLKKNGYVLEQLYSPLIVHTTPEHQELKDIAKGCITRHHSHHYLGFVHTQWELFLKEQPPRVKPLLYVYRVLLTGSWMMRTGEVEANLVTLNESFRLSYLPDLIARKLNGPEQATLTDTDLAFYRSEFERLRAELEAAHQASSLREAPEESARQSLNDLLIRVRKTQGILS, from the coding sequence ATGACTGACGACCCACGTCTCCTGCGCATCACATCGGCACAGCCTTATCCACTTTTGTTTGCGACAATTAGCGGTGCGCACCTCTATGGCTTTCCTTCACCCGATTCGGATTTCGATCTTCGAGGAGCTCACATTCTCCCTCTGGAGCGGGTGTTGGGGCTGGAGGTGAAAGATGAAACCGTTGAGGACAGTCGCATCATTGAGGGGCTGGAAATGGATATCGTATCTCACGATGTGAAGAAGTTCTTCAGCCTGTTGCTCAAAAAGAATGGGTATGTGTTGGAGCAGCTCTATTCACCCTTAATCGTTCACACGACTCCCGAGCATCAAGAGCTTAAGGACATCGCGAAGGGATGCATCACCCGACACCACTCGCATCATTATCTTGGTTTTGTGCACACGCAGTGGGAACTGTTTTTGAAGGAGCAACCGCCTCGCGTGAAGCCGCTGCTTTATGTCTATCGAGTGCTGCTGACAGGCAGCTGGATGATGCGCACGGGTGAGGTTGAAGCCAATCTCGTGACTTTGAATGAGAGCTTTCGTCTGTCGTATCTCCCAGATTTAATTGCTCGCAAGCTAAACGGTCCAGAACAGGCCACTCTTACCGACACAGATTTAGCTTTTTACCGGAGTGAGTTTGAGCGTTTGCGGGCAGAGTTAGAGGCGGCCCATCAGGCCAGCTCACTCCGTGAAGCACCCGAAGAAAGTGCTCGGCAATCGTTAAACGACCTGCTCATCCGTGTCCGCAAGACTCAAGGGATCTTGTCATAG
- a CDS encoding nucleotidyltransferase domain-containing protein: protein MSHQTHNIHAGTQVITKVAVHGSNHALVHPRGAVGIVTRTPCVVGEAYLIRFPDGFEAALSMEDLEVLKHFKDRLDGADPALADFSLEQHIIYRCVVGSRAYGLETESSDTDLRGIYLAPAELHWSLYGAPEQFEDNATQSCYWEFQKFLTMALKANPNILECLYSPLVEKCSQVAEALLSVRDHFLSQMIFQTFNGYALSQFKKIEQDRRNQGQVRWKHAMHLLRLLMTGAATLREGYVPVHVGDRRDQLLAVKRGEFTWEEIDAWRQELHRDFELALAETKLPERPDYEAANRLLIQARWTGISR, encoded by the coding sequence ATGTCCCACCAAACCCATAACATTCATGCTGGCACTCAGGTGATCACCAAGGTGGCTGTGCATGGAAGCAATCATGCGCTGGTGCATCCGCGTGGGGCGGTTGGGATTGTGACTCGCACGCCTTGTGTGGTTGGTGAAGCCTATCTGATCCGTTTCCCCGATGGATTTGAGGCGGCCTTGTCGATGGAGGACCTGGAAGTTTTGAAGCACTTCAAAGATCGCCTCGATGGCGCGGATCCGGCCCTCGCTGACTTCTCATTGGAGCAGCATATCATCTACCGCTGTGTGGTGGGGTCACGTGCCTATGGTTTGGAAACCGAGTCCTCAGATACAGACCTTCGCGGCATTTACTTGGCTCCTGCGGAATTGCATTGGTCCCTCTATGGCGCGCCTGAGCAATTCGAGGACAATGCTACCCAAAGTTGTTATTGGGAATTTCAGAAGTTTCTCACCATGGCACTGAAGGCTAATCCCAACATCTTGGAGTGCCTGTATTCGCCACTGGTCGAAAAATGCAGTCAGGTGGCCGAGGCCCTGTTATCTGTGCGTGACCATTTTCTGTCGCAGATGATCTTTCAGACGTTCAACGGATATGCCTTAAGCCAGTTCAAAAAGATCGAACAGGATCGACGTAACCAAGGGCAGGTTCGTTGGAAGCATGCCATGCACCTTCTGCGCTTGTTAATGACCGGCGCGGCGACTTTGCGAGAGGGCTATGTCCCCGTGCACGTTGGGGATCGTCGAGATCAACTTTTAGCCGTCAAACGGGGTGAGTTCACCTGGGAAGAAATTGACGCCTGGCGGCAAGAATTGCATCGAGATTTTGAATTGGCGTTGGCCGAGACAAAGTTACCCGAAAGGCCCGATTACGAAGCCGCGAATCGGCTATTGATCCAGGCAAGGTGGACTGGAATTTCCAGATAG